In Psychrobacter sp. P11G3, a single genomic region encodes these proteins:
- the bioA gene encoding adenosylmethionine--8-amino-7-oxononanoate transaminase has protein sequence METTTTQTTTTKPIQVASEFDQRHLWHPYASLPPTYSNIVIDRAEGIYIITEDGTRLIDGMSSWWASVHGYNHPKLNEALTQQLSKMAHVMFGGLTHQPAIDLGKKLLDIVPAGLDAIFYADSGSIAVEVALKMALQYQVAAKRPFKQQFASTHSGYYGDTWHAMSVCDPVNGMHSLYGKQLPMQHFVPAPPLGLDRALTLDEHESLAQFFVEYGAQLAGFIIEPIIQGAGGMRFYSPEYLQLLRQLCDEHDVLLIADEIATGFGRSGKLFACEHACISPDIMTIGKALTGGYMTFAATLCTRHIADTIHNSDYPALMHGPTFMGNPLACAVACASIDLILSYDIEARTANMQRIMEQQLAPAMLLEGVAEVRCLGAVAVIELHDAVDMPIFQSLLIDNGIWVRPFGKLVYIMPPYVITDDELTTLCQVLLKVVRTYLESRGQL, from the coding sequence ATGGAAACAACAACCACGCAAACAACAACCACCAAACCAATTCAAGTAGCAAGTGAGTTCGATCAGCGACATCTTTGGCATCCATATGCCAGCCTGCCACCCACTTATTCTAATATCGTAATCGATCGCGCTGAAGGCATTTATATCATCACTGAAGACGGCACACGCCTGATCGATGGCATGTCGTCATGGTGGGCGAGCGTCCATGGCTACAATCATCCCAAGCTAAACGAAGCGCTGACCCAGCAGTTGAGTAAAATGGCGCATGTGATGTTTGGTGGGTTGACCCATCAGCCAGCGATCGATCTTGGCAAAAAGCTACTCGATATTGTACCTGCTGGACTTGATGCGATTTTTTATGCAGATAGTGGCAGTATTGCCGTAGAAGTGGCACTAAAAATGGCATTGCAATATCAAGTGGCTGCTAAGCGTCCATTCAAGCAGCAGTTTGCGTCAACCCATTCAGGGTATTACGGAGACACGTGGCATGCCATGAGTGTCTGCGATCCTGTTAATGGTATGCACAGCCTGTATGGCAAGCAATTACCGATGCAGCATTTTGTTCCAGCACCGCCGCTTGGCTTAGATCGCGCATTGACCCTAGATGAGCATGAATCATTAGCTCAGTTTTTTGTCGAGTATGGTGCGCAGCTGGCGGGATTTATCATTGAGCCAATTATTCAGGGCGCAGGCGGAATGCGTTTTTATAGTCCTGAATATCTACAATTGCTGCGTCAACTGTGTGATGAGCATGATGTGCTCTTGATTGCCGATGAAATTGCCACTGGGTTTGGACGTAGTGGTAAATTATTTGCGTGTGAACATGCTTGCATCAGCCCTGATATCATGACCATTGGCAAAGCGCTGACGGGTGGCTATATGACCTTTGCGGCAACTTTGTGTACCCGTCATATTGCCGATACCATTCATAATAGTGATTATCCAGCGCTGATGCATGGCCCAACCTTTATGGGCAATCCACTGGCTTGTGCGGTTGCGTGTGCATCGATTGATTTGATCCTGTCTTATGATATTGAAGCGCGTACCGCAAATATGCAACGCATTATGGAACAGCAGTTAGCGCCTGCCATGTTATTAGAAGGTGTTGCCGAGGTGCGTTGTTTGGGCGCAGTTGCTGTGATTGAGTTGCATGACGCGGTCGATATGCCTATTTTTCAATCTTTATTGATTGATAATGGTATTTGGGTCAGACCGTTTGGCAAGCTGGTGTACATCATGCCACCTTATGTGATTACTGATGACGAGCTAACTACCTTATGCCAAGTGCTACTAAAAGTGGTGCGTACGTATTTAGAAAGCCGAGGTCAGCTATGA
- a CDS encoding polysaccharide biosynthesis/export family protein: MNMKPRSIVIATSLAMAATSMSATAASSYADQISGSGFGTSNNNMSQSQNQSNINVSTQAFAGAVPGQATTQEAVNAASLPSQSVINTTRPYQDIKTQDMMFGEQLFRGAFSTTSGSTFNDSYVINPGDNVQVRMWGAYQYAATMTVDPQGNIFLPNVGPVRVSGVQNGSLQNVVKSAVSRIYRSNVGVYASLEQAQPVKVFVTGFVKQPGYYGGLAADSVLSYLDRAGGVDPTRGSYIDIQIKRNGQMLQQVNLYDFLLAGKLQAFSFRDGDVITVAPQKKTFVVSGQVQNEYTFEFDVNDLTIGDVLQVSNPAANATNVSITRSAGRAQTAEYYSLSEAQNVPVYNGDQMVVTSDRYAGTIAVQVKGAHTGNGAMVVPYGARLKDIVPQLQPSPLAKLTHLTIYRESVAEQQKRMINESLDRLEELTLATQSTTREEAALRQDDAALVKQFVAKARNVQTDGQIVVVPNSWQDIILQQGDIIEIPAQTSVITVNGQVRAQGALTFNPDYTVGDYVANSGGFSDNADTKDILIIHQNGASQVVNTAYRIQQGDEIMVLPKVKTKRVEIARGLSQIVYQLAIAAKVVLDL; this comes from the coding sequence ATGAATATGAAACCACGTTCTATCGTGATAGCGACAAGCTTGGCAATGGCGGCGACTAGTATGTCTGCAACAGCTGCAAGCAGTTATGCAGATCAAATATCAGGTTCAGGCTTTGGCACAAGCAACAATAACATGAGTCAATCTCAGAACCAGAGCAATATTAACGTGTCTACCCAAGCATTTGCTGGGGCAGTGCCAGGGCAAGCAACGACTCAAGAAGCGGTTAACGCAGCAAGTTTACCAAGCCAGTCAGTTATCAATACTACGCGTCCTTATCAAGATATCAAAACTCAAGATATGATGTTCGGTGAGCAATTGTTCCGTGGGGCATTTTCGACGACTTCAGGCTCTACCTTTAATGATAGTTATGTGATTAACCCTGGTGATAACGTCCAAGTAAGAATGTGGGGCGCTTATCAGTACGCTGCTACCATGACCGTCGATCCACAAGGTAATATTTTCTTACCGAATGTTGGACCAGTACGCGTCTCTGGTGTGCAAAATGGCAGCTTACAAAACGTGGTCAAAAGTGCCGTCAGTCGTATCTATCGCTCGAATGTAGGGGTTTATGCTTCATTAGAGCAGGCGCAACCCGTTAAGGTGTTCGTCACAGGTTTTGTTAAACAGCCGGGCTATTACGGTGGTCTAGCAGCAGACTCGGTATTGTCTTATTTAGATAGAGCAGGCGGCGTTGACCCAACGCGCGGCAGTTATATTGACATTCAAATCAAACGTAACGGTCAAATGCTACAGCAAGTCAATTTATATGACTTTTTGCTAGCAGGTAAATTACAGGCATTTTCATTCCGTGATGGTGATGTCATTACCGTGGCACCACAGAAAAAGACATTTGTGGTAAGCGGTCAAGTTCAAAACGAATATACCTTTGAGTTTGATGTGAATGATCTGACTATTGGTGATGTGTTGCAAGTGTCTAATCCGGCAGCCAATGCTACTAATGTCAGTATCACTCGCAGTGCAGGACGTGCACAAACGGCGGAGTACTACTCATTAAGTGAAGCCCAAAACGTTCCTGTTTATAACGGCGATCAAATGGTAGTAACGTCAGATCGTTACGCAGGTACCATCGCTGTGCAGGTAAAAGGTGCACATACTGGTAATGGTGCGATGGTTGTGCCATATGGCGCGCGTCTAAAAGATATCGTCCCTCAATTACAGCCGAGTCCACTGGCGAAACTGACGCATCTCACTATCTATCGTGAATCTGTTGCTGAACAACAAAAACGCATGATTAATGAATCGCTTGATCGTCTAGAAGAGCTAACGCTTGCTACCCAGTCGACGACTCGTGAAGAAGCCGCATTGCGTCAAGATGATGCAGCATTGGTTAAGCAGTTCGTTGCCAAAGCTCGTAATGTTCAGACGGATGGTCAAATCGTCGTTGTGCCAAATTCGTGGCAGGATATTATTCTGCAACAAGGCGACATCATTGAGATACCAGCACAAACGTCAGTCATTACAGTCAATGGTCAAGTACGAGCACAAGGAGCACTTACCTTTAATCCTGACTATACCGTTGGAGACTATGTGGCTAATTCTGGTGGTTTCTCTGATAACGCTGATACAAAAGATATCTTAATTATTCATCAAAATGGAGCGAGCCAAGTGGTCAATACTGCGTATCGTATCCAGCAAGGTGACGAGATTATGGTATTACCGAAAGTTAAAACTAAGCGTGTGGAGATTGCGCGCGGTCTATCACAGATTGTTTATCAGTTAGCAATTGCTGCCAAGGTTGTTTTAGATCTATAA
- the lepA gene encoding translation elongation factor 4, with product MTALANIRNFSIIAHIDHGKSTLADRFIQMCGALQDREMQAQVLDSMDIERERGITIKAQSVTLFYDHPNGERYQLNFIDTPGHVDFSYEVSRSLAACEGALLVVDAAQGVEAQSVANCYTAVDQGLEVMAVLNKIDLPQVEPERVIQEIEDIIGIDAVDAPRVSAKSGLGVDKLLEALVEFIPAPTGDREAPLQALIIDSWFDNYLGVVSLVRVREGTIRKGDKLYIKSTQEAHLVGSIGVFTPKPVDTGVLEAGEVGFVIAGIKDIAGAPVGDTMTHAKTPDVDRIPGFKQVTPQVYSGMFPVDSSDFEKFREALQKLQINDASLFFEPDTSDALGFGFRCGFLGMLHMEIIQERLEREYDLDLITTAPSVIYEIEKKNGDVIYVDNPSHLPEPNNIEEFREPIARCQILVPQEFLGNVMTLCIERRGVQVDMRFMGRQVQLIFDIPMGEVVMDFFDRLKSVSRGFASLDYNFERYQADKLVRVDVLINGDKVDALAMIVHETQSRYRGNALVTKMKELIPRQMFDVAIQAAIGSQIIGRSTVKAMRKDVLAKCYGGDVSRKKKLLSKQKAGKKRMKQVGNVEIPQEAFLAVLQVDS from the coding sequence GTGACTGCATTAGCCAATATTCGTAACTTTTCAATCATTGCCCACATTGATCATGGTAAGTCGACGCTTGCCGATCGTTTTATTCAAATGTGCGGTGCCTTGCAAGATCGCGAGATGCAGGCGCAGGTGCTCGACTCAATGGATATTGAGCGTGAGCGCGGTATCACTATCAAAGCACAGTCAGTAACACTGTTTTATGATCATCCAAATGGTGAGCGCTATCAGCTTAACTTTATTGATACCCCGGGCCACGTTGACTTCTCATATGAAGTTTCGCGTTCATTAGCAGCTTGTGAAGGTGCGCTGTTGGTTGTTGATGCCGCTCAAGGCGTAGAAGCGCAGTCAGTGGCCAATTGCTATACAGCCGTTGATCAAGGCTTAGAAGTCATGGCGGTGTTAAATAAGATTGATTTGCCGCAAGTTGAGCCTGAGCGCGTCATTCAAGAAATTGAAGATATTATCGGTATCGATGCCGTTGATGCACCGCGAGTATCAGCCAAATCTGGTCTGGGTGTTGATAAGCTGCTAGAAGCGCTAGTAGAGTTTATTCCGGCACCAACTGGTGATCGTGAAGCACCACTGCAAGCACTAATTATTGACTCTTGGTTCGATAATTATTTGGGCGTGGTCTCATTGGTACGTGTGCGTGAAGGTACTATACGTAAAGGTGACAAGTTATATATCAAATCGACTCAAGAGGCACATCTAGTTGGCTCGATTGGTGTCTTTACCCCTAAACCTGTAGATACGGGTGTTTTAGAAGCAGGGGAAGTAGGCTTTGTTATTGCGGGTATTAAGGATATTGCCGGAGCACCAGTAGGCGATACTATGACTCATGCTAAGACCCCTGATGTGGATCGTATCCCAGGCTTTAAACAAGTCACGCCACAAGTCTATTCTGGTATGTTTCCAGTGGATTCGAGTGATTTTGAAAAATTCCGTGAAGCTTTGCAAAAACTGCAAATCAATGACGCTTCGCTGTTTTTTGAGCCAGATACGTCGGATGCGCTTGGCTTTGGTTTCCGCTGTGGCTTCTTGGGTATGCTACATATGGAGATTATCCAAGAGCGTCTAGAGCGTGAATATGATCTAGATTTGATCACGACGGCACCCTCAGTTATTTACGAAATTGAGAAAAAGAACGGTGATGTAATCTATGTAGATAACCCCTCACATCTACCTGAGCCAAACAACATTGAAGAGTTCCGTGAGCCAATTGCCCGCTGTCAAATTTTGGTACCGCAAGAGTTCTTAGGCAATGTAATGACGCTATGTATTGAGCGTCGCGGCGTTCAGGTTGATATGCGTTTTATGGGTCGACAAGTACAGCTGATATTTGATATTCCAATGGGCGAAGTTGTCATGGATTTCTTTGATCGTCTGAAGTCGGTTTCACGTGGCTTTGCATCGCTTGATTATAACTTCGAGCGCTATCAAGCTGACAAGCTAGTAAGAGTTGATGTACTAATCAATGGCGATAAAGTCGATGCCTTAGCGATGATCGTGCACGAAACCCAATCACGTTATCGTGGTAATGCTCTAGTTACTAAGATGAAAGAGCTGATTCCACGTCAAATGTTTGATGTCGCCATTCAAGCAGCTATCGGTAGCCAAATCATTGGTCGTAGTACGGTAAAAGCCATGCGTAAAGACGTATTAGCAAAATGCTATGGTGGCGATGTTTCACGTAAGAAAAAGCTATTGTCCAAGCAAAAAGCTGGTAAAAAACGTATGAAGCAAGTAGGTAACGTGGAAATTCCACAAGAAGCCTTCTTAGCTGTGTTGCAAGTTGATAGCTAA
- a CDS encoding capsular polysaccharide biosynthesis protein, giving the protein MAKEVANEVKVSTMSTSDHALLSPSSQYQSPPKQLAVVGKGMCRNNLLLSQVLQADIQRWYPWSGLQQSLINRKKKPQPEAFIGWGHKKSFQRADKAATRQDLNTLSIEDGFLRSLDSGISSRHGLSVVVDDIGIYFDMTHHSRLEQLIIEHTKSTSSNRAVDEARARHLMARICEEKLSKYNSMVDCPSLDKLINEENISEKENASQSHILLIDQVAGDASVKGAGANKRQFKKMLKSACRNHPNAHIWIKAHPASKSGYLSNLKLPKNVRLLTESLNPIELLKQVSEVYTVSSHMGFEALMLGKKVHCFGVSWYSGWGLTDDTNAPRNLLRSVQKRRLESAETLLSNRDLSNSAMFPATSHKTLKTTLATLFYSAYIDYSRYVDPATKQACDIDAAIEWLVTNRRWQVRLEGDLTVYEFSRWKLPFVRAFADLPRTTLFVKPKPRLKNLLHPDHFRVNFSQPLLVWGLAKRQQVQKKLQSKLVEQILDMPAIYCMEDGFIRSNGLGATLLAPLSVVIDKQGIYYDATQPSDLETLLQNCQPLSSEQRLRVNKLQDKLLNQRVSKYNVGVGIDVSSIQNNSWMQDAKISGRRRVLIIGQVEDDLSVQYCGSTIKTNSGLIERVRQDNPDAYLIYKPHPDVEAGLRAGKVSEAHLRQVQAVAYDTAMPDCLEWVDEVHTISSLTGFEALLRGLDVTCYGLPFYAGWGLTTDIDEQSLPKATYLKRRQRDMSLSLEQLIYGALICYPLYRLPDGYGLAQVEQVIDYLYPLKDSQLLASNEESQSEMASTLNSSSKTVALPLSTKLKRHATMRFMQQRHRWQQKLRKTSR; this is encoded by the coding sequence ATGGCAAAAGAAGTAGCGAATGAAGTCAAGGTATCTACTATGTCTACCTCTGATCATGCGCTACTTTCGCCATCGTCACAGTACCAATCACCGCCAAAGCAACTGGCAGTAGTTGGTAAAGGTATGTGCCGCAATAACTTGCTACTCTCGCAAGTGTTGCAAGCTGATATTCAGCGCTGGTATCCTTGGTCAGGCTTGCAACAAAGCCTGATAAATCGCAAGAAAAAACCACAACCTGAGGCATTTATTGGATGGGGGCACAAGAAAAGTTTCCAACGAGCTGATAAAGCTGCCACCCGTCAGGACCTGAATACTTTAAGTATTGAAGATGGATTTTTGCGTTCATTGGATTCAGGTATTAGTAGTCGCCATGGCTTAAGCGTGGTTGTCGATGACATTGGCATCTACTTTGATATGACGCACCACTCCCGCCTCGAGCAGTTGATTATTGAGCACACCAAGAGTACTAGCAGTAACCGCGCAGTGGACGAGGCACGTGCTCGTCATCTGATGGCACGTATATGCGAAGAAAAACTGAGTAAATATAATTCAATGGTTGATTGTCCGTCGTTGGATAAATTGATTAATGAAGAAAATATTAGCGAAAAAGAAAACGCTTCACAATCACATATCCTATTGATTGACCAAGTAGCAGGTGATGCCTCTGTTAAAGGTGCTGGTGCGAATAAACGTCAATTTAAGAAAATGCTAAAATCTGCATGTCGCAACCATCCTAACGCCCATATTTGGATAAAGGCTCATCCTGCGTCAAAATCAGGCTATTTATCCAACTTAAAACTGCCTAAAAATGTTAGGTTATTGACAGAGTCTCTCAATCCTATTGAGCTTCTTAAACAAGTAAGTGAGGTCTATACCGTCAGCTCACATATGGGCTTTGAAGCATTAATGCTAGGTAAAAAAGTACATTGCTTTGGAGTCAGCTGGTATAGTGGTTGGGGGCTGACCGATGACACTAATGCACCTAGAAATTTACTTAGATCAGTTCAGAAACGTCGTTTAGAGTCAGCTGAGACACTTCTCAGTAATAGAGATTTGTCAAACTCAGCAATGTTTCCTGCGACGTCACATAAAACGCTTAAAACGACGTTAGCAACATTGTTTTATAGTGCTTATATTGATTACAGTCGTTATGTAGATCCAGCAACGAAACAAGCTTGTGATATCGATGCAGCCATCGAATGGCTAGTGACCAATCGGCGATGGCAAGTGCGCCTTGAAGGCGATTTGACAGTATATGAATTTAGTCGTTGGAAGCTACCATTTGTCAGAGCCTTTGCAGACCTACCGCGTACGACATTATTCGTTAAACCAAAGCCACGTCTAAAAAACCTGTTACATCCAGACCATTTCCGTGTCAATTTCAGCCAACCTTTATTGGTATGGGGTTTGGCCAAACGTCAGCAAGTACAGAAGAAACTACAGAGTAAACTTGTTGAGCAAATTTTAGATATGCCAGCTATTTATTGTATGGAAGATGGGTTTATCCGATCAAATGGTTTAGGTGCTACTTTATTGGCACCACTGTCTGTTGTGATAGATAAGCAAGGTATTTATTACGATGCGACCCAGCCTTCAGACTTAGAAACATTGCTGCAAAATTGTCAGCCACTGAGTTCTGAACAGCGTCTTCGCGTAAACAAACTGCAAGACAAACTGCTGAATCAGCGGGTAAGTAAATACAATGTTGGGGTTGGTATAGATGTTTCTAGTATTCAAAATAACTCGTGGATGCAGGATGCCAAAATATCTGGAAGACGACGCGTTCTCATTATCGGTCAGGTAGAGGACGATTTGTCAGTACAGTACTGCGGCTCCACAATAAAGACAAACAGTGGTCTGATCGAACGTGTACGACAAGATAACCCAGACGCTTATTTGATTTATAAGCCGCATCCCGATGTTGAAGCAGGATTGCGAGCAGGTAAAGTATCAGAAGCCCATCTACGACAAGTTCAAGCGGTTGCCTACGATACTGCGATGCCTGATTGCTTAGAATGGGTGGATGAGGTTCATACGATCAGCTCACTGACTGGTTTTGAAGCGTTGCTGCGAGGGTTGGACGTTACCTGTTATGGATTGCCGTTTTATGCAGGGTGGGGGTTAACCACAGATATTGACGAGCAGTCATTACCGAAAGCGACTTACCTAAAAAGACGTCAACGAGACATGTCTTTGTCTCTTGAACAGCTAATATATGGCGCACTTATATGCTACCCGTTGTATCGTCTACCTGATGGCTATGGATTAGCACAAGTAGAGCAGGTGATTGATTATTTGTATCCTCTCAAAGACTCACAGCTGCTTGCGAGTAATGAAGAATCGCAATCTGAAATGGCTAGTACTTTAAATAGTTCATCTAAGACTGTGGCCTTGCCTTTATCTACAAAATTGAAACGTCACGCGACTATGCGTTTTATGCAGCAGCGTCATCGATGGCAGCAGAAATTGCGTAAAACGTCTCGTTAA
- the bioD gene encoding dethiobiotin synthase has translation MSVLFVSGIDTDIGKTYATGLLAKALMQQGVNVITQKLVQTGISKQANGELGIADDILSHRKLMKISLQHCDLDFTTCPYRYEKPASPHLSAALANEPLDPDVITRSTKALQSDYDVVLLEGAGGLLVPITTELLTLDYIAEQDYPIVLVTSGRLGSINHTLLSLEAIKSRGLTVHSIIYNHIHDDAEQTDAEIANSTIDFLQAYLARHYPKAHWLQLPYIEVARTDTISSDCCLSLPKDFI, from the coding sequence ATGAGCGTGCTATTTGTATCTGGCATTGATACCGATATCGGTAAAACCTATGCTACTGGACTGCTTGCCAAAGCGTTGATGCAGCAAGGCGTAAATGTAATCACTCAAAAACTAGTGCAAACGGGCATTAGTAAACAAGCAAATGGCGAGCTAGGCATTGCAGATGATATCTTGAGCCACCGCAAGCTGATGAAGATTTCGCTGCAACATTGTGATTTAGATTTTACCACCTGTCCTTATCGCTATGAGAAGCCTGCGTCACCGCATCTGTCTGCTGCACTCGCGAATGAACCGCTTGACCCTGATGTTATTACGCGTTCTACCAAAGCACTGCAATCCGATTATGATGTGGTGTTGCTCGAAGGGGCGGGTGGCTTGTTGGTTCCCATTACTACTGAATTATTGACCTTAGATTATATTGCGGAGCAAGACTATCCTATTGTCTTGGTCACCTCCGGTCGGTTAGGTAGTATTAATCATACGTTACTGAGTTTAGAAGCCATAAAATCGCGCGGATTAACGGTGCATAGTATAATTTATAATCATATTCATGATGACGCTGAGCAAACGGATGCTGAAATTGCAAACAGCACTATTGATTTTTTGCAAGCCTATTTGGCTCGCCATTACCCTAAAGCGCATTGGTTGCAGCTCCCATATATAGAAGTTGCTAGAACCGATACAATATCGAGCGACTGTTGTTTGTCTTTACCAAAAGATTTTATCTAA
- a CDS encoding ABC transporter ATP-binding protein produces the protein MIEIRNVSKSFMTKQGRHYLFKDLNLTIGDKKSVGLLGRNGAGKSTLLRIICGLDKPDHGEIITNSTISWPVGVAGGFQGSLTGRQNVRFVCRLYSSGPYIDEKIRFVEEFADIGSYFDMPVKSYSSGMKARLTFGLSLAFDFDYYMLDEAGAVGDAAFRKRSEEILAARRAQAGFLIVSHNIGDIKRNCDIGIVLMDQTAHVFDDTTEAIEVYEKHIHKAKK, from the coding sequence ATGATTGAAATTAGGAACGTCTCTAAATCATTTATGACCAAACAAGGTCGGCATTATCTATTCAAAGATTTGAATCTGACTATTGGTGATAAAAAAAGTGTGGGCTTGCTTGGTCGTAATGGTGCTGGGAAATCAACACTGTTACGCATTATATGTGGACTAGATAAGCCAGATCATGGAGAGATTATTACCAACTCGACTATTTCTTGGCCAGTTGGGGTGGCAGGTGGTTTTCAGGGTAGCTTAACAGGTCGTCAAAATGTCCGATTTGTTTGCCGCTTATATTCAAGCGGCCCTTATATTGATGAAAAAATTCGTTTTGTTGAAGAGTTTGCTGATATTGGCAGTTATTTTGATATGCCAGTAAAAAGCTATTCATCAGGAATGAAAGCACGCTTAACGTTCGGTTTAAGCTTGGCCTTTGATTTTGATTACTATATGCTCGATGAAGCAGGTGCCGTTGGTGATGCAGCATTCCGTAAGCGTAGTGAAGAGATTTTAGCGGCCCGCCGCGCACAAGCAGGATTTTTAATAGTGTCGCACAATATTGGTGATATCAAACGAAACTGCGATATTGGTATTGTACTAATGGATCAAACAGCACACGTGTTTGACGATACAACAGAAGCGATTGAGGTTTATGAAAAGCATATCCACAAAGCAAAAAAGTAA
- a CDS encoding ABC transporter permease has translation MSVQLPPYRPIKHRSGLKVMGAAFHALIMRELQTRFGGYRLGYLWAPLEIMFQVAIYLIIFGAIMTRVLPGMDYMLFLVAGLVPFRMMSTIATRSLGAVEANQGLLMYRSVRHIDVIIARSFLELVIYFFTFVLLLTILAFIGIPISFANLHVVLFCWLTLFIFGFGLAMIMMVVGYYGGEISKVIGLIFTILYFVSGIMYSIHIIPEPYLTYLLYIPFVHNIELMRNALSPTYPAYHIDMGYFLKWMVGVNFLGLLMYKAVEKDLIRSK, from the coding sequence ATGTCTGTACAACTACCTCCTTATCGTCCTATCAAGCATCGCAGTGGCCTTAAAGTCATGGGTGCAGCATTTCATGCACTGATCATGCGCGAGCTACAGACTCGCTTTGGTGGATATCGTTTAGGCTACCTTTGGGCGCCTTTAGAAATCATGTTTCAAGTTGCCATTTACTTAATAATATTTGGCGCTATTATGACTCGTGTGTTGCCTGGAATGGATTACATGCTATTTTTGGTTGCAGGTTTAGTACCATTTCGTATGATGAGTACAATAGCAACACGATCACTAGGGGCAGTAGAAGCCAATCAAGGTCTTCTAATGTACCGTTCGGTACGTCATATTGATGTCATTATTGCACGTTCATTTCTAGAGTTAGTGATTTACTTTTTTACATTTGTACTATTACTAACCATACTGGCTTTTATCGGTATTCCTATTAGTTTTGCTAATCTTCACGTGGTGTTATTTTGCTGGCTAACCCTGTTTATATTTGGTTTTGGGCTAGCAATGATAATGATGGTGGTTGGTTATTATGGTGGTGAAATTAGCAAAGTTATTGGCTTGATTTTTACTATTTTATACTTTGTATCTGGAATTATGTATTCCATTCATATTATTCCTGAGCCATATCTAACTTATTTGTTATATATTCCATTTGTCCATAATATTGAGCTAATGAGAAATGCACTATCTCCTACTTATCCTGCATATCATATTGATATGGGATATTTTTTAAAGTGGATGGTAGGTGTTAATTTTCTAGGTTTATTGATGTATAAAGCAGTCGAAAAAGACCTTATTCGTTCAAAGTAA
- a CDS encoding capsule biosynthesis protein: MAASMSHLLTHRHVLLLQGKMGGFFNRFSSFLQTQDIKVSKINFNAGDAFFYHHDNTYEYTNTLAQFSSWLQAFIKENAIDAIVCFGDCRPHHTQAACVSEKLGISFFVFEEGYLRPDYITLQEHGINGYSRLNTAEIKALKKANDQPLYTHNRFYRLSIAAIVYYIIAWLYKSRYPHYSHYRGMTAWQEAIAWLKAPWRKLRGYLPDKHLQNRLTKQENNNYFLISLQVHNDSQITHHSDYRDVVQFIDESIASFANFAKQKQLLVFKHHPLDRGHRDYRELVASLAERYQVSHRVFYGCDMHLPTLMKYSIGMVTINSTTGLQSVYHKKPTKVMGRAIYDIPKLTDQKPLDDFWQQPKGPDNEFYLRFREYLIEQTQINGAFYGRSPWMYKYLYQIGSETTDVDMSKTNLP; this comes from the coding sequence ATGGCAGCTTCGATGTCTCATTTGCTTACTCATCGACACGTCTTGCTACTACAAGGAAAAATGGGTGGGTTTTTTAATCGCTTTTCGTCATTCTTGCAGACTCAAGATATTAAAGTAAGCAAAATCAATTTTAATGCAGGCGATGCCTTTTTTTATCATCACGACAATACTTACGAATATACCAATACGTTAGCGCAATTTTCCTCTTGGTTGCAGGCGTTCATTAAAGAAAATGCCATTGATGCGATTGTATGCTTTGGCGATTGTCGACCGCATCATACTCAAGCAGCGTGTGTTAGTGAGAAGCTGGGTATTTCATTCTTTGTCTTTGAAGAGGGGTACTTGCGTCCTGATTACATTACCTTGCAAGAACATGGGATTAATGGCTATTCACGTCTAAACACTGCTGAGATTAAAGCACTTAAGAAAGCCAATGATCAGCCTCTATACACACATAATCGATTTTATCGCCTCAGTATCGCGGCCATCGTCTATTACATTATTGCTTGGCTTTATAAAAGCCGTTATCCACATTATTCGCATTATCGTGGCATGACCGCTTGGCAAGAGGCCATCGCTTGGTTAAAAGCACCGTGGCGGAAGCTACGAGGATATTTGCCAGATAAACACCTGCAAAATAGACTGACCAAGCAAGAAAATAACAATTACTTTTTGATTAGTTTACAAGTACATAATGACTCACAGATTACCCATCATAGTGATTATCGTGATGTGGTACAGTTCATTGACGAGTCTATCGCAAGCTTTGCAAATTTTGCTAAGCAAAAACAGTTACTCGTGTTTAAGCATCATCCGTTGGATCGTGGTCATAGAGACTATCGGGAGCTGGTAGCTAGCCTAGCTGAGCGCTATCAAGTATCTCATCGTGTTTTCTATGGTTGTGATATGCACCTGCCAACTTTGATGAAATATAGTATTGGCATGGTGACTATTAACAGTACGACAGGCTTGCAGTCGGTTTATCATAAAAAACCCACTAAGGTTATGGGTCGTGCAATTTACGATATTCCTAAGCTAACAGATCAAAAGCCGCTTGATGATTTTTGGCAGCAGCCTAAGGGCCCAGATAATGAATTTTATTTGAGATTTCGTGAGTACCTGATAGAGCAAACTCAAATAAATGGTGCTTTTTATGGCAGATCGCCATGGATGTATAAGTATCTGTACCAAATTGGCAGTGAAACGACAGACGTAGATATGTCTAAAACCAATTTACCCTAG